One Brassica napus cultivar Da-Ae chromosome C4, Da-Ae, whole genome shotgun sequence genomic region harbors:
- the LOC125585302 gene encoding uncharacterized protein LOC125585302, whose protein sequence is MAVSKKWASTISVVASSLFAFIIVFQIPLFRVACRNKTCESPLEVISSQLVGSEFVPPPLVKTLLYPGATAMSLLCGSPLPSYHNLFHFYHFDQLSRPSSSLSTDDIRHLEVCFRPFCLHPTQSHLVHIPTNMLLVLAQVFAGCCLCLLGALLSIIKPRRLTFIGTLLIYWGLLRDILLFNSSARVCPIRLTLSQEIFCIKYI, encoded by the exons ATGGCGGTTTCGAAGAAATGGGCATCGACAATCTCCGTCGTCGCTTCATCTCTGTTTGCATTCATCATCGTCTTCCAGATTCCTCTCTTCCG AGTAGCGTGCAGGAACAAGACCTGCGAATCACCACTGGAGGTTATATCCTCTCAGTTGGTTGGAAGCGAATTCGTTCCTCCACCACTTGTCAAGACTCTCCTTTATCCTGGTGCCACTGCCATGTCCCTTCTCTGTGGCTCTCCACTCCCAAGCTACCACAACTTGTTCCACTTTTACCATTTCGACCAGCTCAGTAGACCCTCCTCCTCTCTTTCAACCGATGATATCCGCCATCTAGAGGTTTGCTTTAGACCTTTCTGTCTCCATCCAACACAATCTCATTTAGTTCATATACCAACTAATATGCTTCTTGTTCTTGCGCAGGTGTTTGCTGGGTGCTGTTTATGTCTGCTAGGTGCTTTACTCAGCATCATCAAACCCAGAAGACTAACCTTCATTGGCACGCTCTTGATCTATTGGGGTCTTCTCAGAGACATTCTCCTATTCAACTCCTCTGCTCGTGTCTGTCCGATAAGATTAACTTTATCCCAAGAGATATTttgtatcaaatatatataa